From Paraburkholderia fungorum, the proteins below share one genomic window:
- a CDS encoding cupredoxin domain-containing protein encodes MQTNFFNRTWIYLLGRAATVAVSVATTTIVLPLARAETPGAVVIKNFMFSPMALTIKAGSTVTWKNLDGEPHTVVNDAGMFRSAALDQNDSYQYKFDKPGVYNVFCGIHPNMKETITVQ; translated from the coding sequence ATGCAAACTAATTTCTTCAACCGCACGTGGATCTATCTGCTGGGACGCGCAGCGACTGTCGCTGTGTCGGTTGCGACGACGACCATCGTATTGCCACTGGCACGCGCCGAAACGCCGGGCGCGGTCGTCATCAAGAATTTCATGTTCTCGCCGATGGCGCTGACGATCAAGGCCGGCTCGACCGTGACCTGGAAGAATCTCGACGGCGAACCGCATACGGTCGTCAACGACGCCGGCATGTTCCGCTCCGCCGCGCTCGATCAGAACGACTCGTACCAGTACAAGTTCGACAAACCCGGCGTCTACAACGTGTTCTGCGGCATTCATCCGAACATGAAGGAAACGATCACGGTGCAGTGA
- a CDS encoding DUF1289 domain-containing protein, with product MAIQSPCIDICKIDGTSGFCIGCLRTRDEIREWKNAEDARRQQIIDACAGRTATLPSTASSAS from the coding sequence ATGGCAATTCAATCTCCGTGCATCGACATCTGCAAAATCGACGGCACCTCGGGTTTCTGCATCGGCTGTCTGCGTACACGCGACGAAATTCGCGAGTGGAAAAACGCGGAAGACGCCCGGCGTCAGCAGATCATCGATGCATGCGCGGGGCGCACGGCAACGCTGCCGTCCACCGCAAGCTCTGCGTCATAA
- a CDS encoding aromatic acid exporter family protein, whose amino-acid sequence MSNVYHHKPLTPFRRALARFSLSEPAKYTKLALGLWIGFAIPSLLGFPEAAVSLAGSAMLTLALGSSISAARSYFYKRVLSNVVAMPLGTLLIWATAPHLWLGALLLPFVIFAIVSLRPSVFQMTSITVPMTLVLYTGEHISLVEQRLIGVVLGMLLGFIIQQVAFPPDHGFWANTLVNDGNEESTDTLAQLAAGDLERAQLKPATAKLRVLSTNLKQAHTLLKTDIEQAWVSPHLKRNRVRGPLFACYQETFDSLVNFLETMDTFHDQFAALDAPWREAFLARLARLVAAHRQLAEAADLREERPPLSAPPLQMEELSHLIQDLPVTNVFTSVYLGHLTGYGILLCRLSELHTA is encoded by the coding sequence ATGTCGAACGTCTATCACCACAAACCGCTCACGCCGTTTCGCCGCGCTCTCGCGCGTTTTTCCCTCTCCGAACCCGCGAAATACACCAAGCTGGCGCTCGGTCTCTGGATCGGTTTCGCGATCCCGTCACTACTGGGTTTTCCCGAAGCTGCCGTATCGCTGGCCGGTTCAGCGATGCTGACGCTGGCGCTCGGAAGCTCGATTTCGGCGGCCCGCAGCTACTTTTACAAGCGCGTTCTGTCCAACGTCGTGGCGATGCCGCTGGGCACGCTGCTGATCTGGGCGACCGCGCCGCACCTGTGGCTCGGCGCATTGCTGCTGCCGTTCGTGATCTTCGCGATCGTCAGCTTGCGGCCTTCCGTGTTCCAGATGACCAGCATCACCGTGCCGATGACGCTCGTTCTCTATACCGGCGAGCACATCTCGCTGGTCGAACAGCGGTTGATCGGCGTCGTGCTGGGCATGCTGCTCGGTTTCATCATCCAGCAGGTCGCGTTCCCGCCCGATCACGGTTTCTGGGCGAACACGCTGGTCAACGATGGCAATGAAGAGTCGACAGACACGCTCGCGCAGCTCGCCGCGGGCGACCTCGAGCGTGCGCAACTCAAGCCGGCCACCGCGAAATTGCGGGTGCTCAGCACCAACCTCAAACAGGCGCACACGCTGCTGAAAACCGACATCGAGCAGGCCTGGGTTTCTCCGCACCTCAAGCGCAACCGGGTACGGGGGCCACTGTTCGCGTGCTATCAGGAGACCTTCGATTCGCTGGTCAATTTCCTCGAAACCATGGACACCTTTCACGACCAGTTCGCCGCGCTCGACGCGCCGTGGCGTGAAGCTTTTCTCGCCCGGCTCGCGCGACTCGTTGCGGCGCACCGGCAACTGGCCGAGGCGGCCGACCTGCGCGAGGAGCGTCCGCCGCTGTCGGCACCGCCGTTGCAGATGGAAGAGTTGAGTCATCTGATCCAGGACCTTCCCGTCACCAATGTATTCACGAGCGTGTACCTTGGTCATTTGACGGGTTACGGCATTCTGCTGTGCCGTCTGAGTGAATTGCATACCGCCTGA
- a CDS encoding metal/formaldehyde-sensitive transcriptional repressor: protein MGHTIREKQKLLNRVRRIKGQVEAIERSLESERGCADVLQQITSCRGAMNGLLAVVLEDHIRNHLVDATTEDEHHGSATEQLIDVVHSYFK from the coding sequence ATGGGCCACACCATTCGTGAAAAACAGAAGCTGCTCAACCGCGTGCGCCGCATCAAAGGCCAGGTCGAGGCAATCGAACGGTCGCTGGAAAGCGAGCGCGGTTGCGCCGACGTGCTTCAGCAGATCACCAGTTGCCGGGGCGCGATGAACGGGCTGCTGGCGGTGGTGCTCGAGGACCACATCCGCAATCATCTGGTTGACGCAACCACTGAGGATGAACACCACGGCAGCGCCACCGAGCAACTCATCGACGTGGTTCACAGTTATTTCAAGTAG
- a CDS encoding aldo/keto reductase: MAFSLKDDAPSLARRRFLRAARRAAIGLPASLALPAWVSAQAQAPASSQPQPQSQLQSQAASPALPRIGQRVIPSTGERLPMVGCGTWRTFDVGNDPAARAQLADVLRILFEAGGSVIDSSPMYGSSEAVAGALLTQLDAHSKAFIATKVWTTGRDAGIAQMEESLRLFQQPRIDLMQVHNLLDWRTQLATLREWKAQGRIRYIGITHYTSSAFDEVEAVMRSEKPDFVQINYAADDRAAEQRILPLAAELGIAVVINQPFGGGGLLARVGKTPLPAWAAEIGCTSWAQILLKFVLAQPAVTVVIPGTGRPQYMADNARAGSGALPDPAMRARIVAAVSG, from the coding sequence ATGGCATTTTCGTTGAAGGACGACGCGCCGAGCCTTGCCAGAAGGCGTTTTCTGCGCGCGGCAAGGAGGGCGGCGATCGGCTTGCCGGCTTCGCTTGCTTTACCGGCGTGGGTATCGGCACAGGCGCAAGCTCCGGCTTCGTCGCAACCGCAACCACAATCACAACTGCAATCGCAAGCAGCCAGCCCCGCGTTGCCTCGCATCGGTCAACGAGTGATCCCATCAACCGGCGAGCGATTGCCCATGGTCGGCTGCGGTACCTGGCGCACCTTCGATGTCGGCAACGACCCTGCCGCGCGTGCACAACTCGCCGACGTCCTGCGGATTCTCTTCGAAGCGGGCGGCTCGGTGATCGATTCATCGCCGATGTACGGCTCGTCGGAAGCGGTCGCCGGCGCATTGCTCACGCAACTCGACGCCCATAGTAAAGCCTTCATTGCCACGAAGGTCTGGACCACAGGACGCGATGCGGGCATCGCGCAAATGGAAGAATCGCTACGTCTCTTCCAGCAACCGCGTATCGATCTGATGCAGGTTCATAATCTGCTCGACTGGCGCACGCAACTCGCCACATTGCGCGAATGGAAAGCGCAAGGGCGGATTCGCTATATCGGCATTACGCACTACACATCGAGTGCATTCGATGAAGTCGAGGCCGTCATGCGCAGTGAAAAGCCAGACTTCGTCCAGATCAACTACGCAGCAGATGACCGCGCGGCCGAGCAGCGCATCTTGCCGCTCGCCGCCGAACTCGGGATTGCGGTGGTGATCAATCAGCCTTTTGGCGGCGGCGGTTTGCTCGCGCGAGTCGGCAAAACGCCGCTGCCTGCGTGGGCGGCGGAAATCGGCTGCACGAGTTGGGCGCAGATACTCCTGAAGTTCGTGCTCGCGCAACCTGCGGTGACGGTGGTAATTCCCGGCACAGGGCGTCCGCAATATATGGCCGACAATGCTCGCGCGGGTTCGGGCGCGTTGCCTGATCCGGCAATGCGTGCGCGGATCGTTGCGGCGGTTAGTGGATAG
- a CDS encoding GGDEF domain-containing protein has product MRLRPGPTTVAVASLLCLLVGLVYLATQIRMVFSDQLKQEYAGLVLETVARAESARDQLRIWQQLPVDHPSDAQGYRDARAELERRLASLAALVKASPSAVPQAVSSALSFDASAADTDARLGSASAYWRAQRDADSADVRVRTIHIARTLIALAALLFCMLITAVAMYAKRNRQLAGQSHEFERASLHDPMTGLPNRRKLLAALDEAATPSPGRTAIQKIAVLYIDLDGFKHVNDSLGHRAGDEFLIAVSTRFSESVRKADVVARIGGDEFAVLIRAFTSEEELADIALRLIACVVHTDEQMGIGHVRASIGIASFPDLVDDYRRLVAAADDAMYHVKRSGKNGYAFVAAAGRPAVL; this is encoded by the coding sequence ATGCGCTTGCGGCCCGGTCCCACGACGGTAGCCGTCGCCTCGCTGCTGTGTCTGCTGGTCGGCCTCGTGTATCTGGCGACGCAGATCCGAATGGTCTTTTCCGACCAGTTGAAGCAGGAATACGCGGGGCTCGTTCTCGAAACGGTCGCGCGCGCGGAAAGTGCCCGTGACCAGCTTCGAATCTGGCAGCAACTCCCCGTCGATCACCCGTCCGACGCGCAAGGTTATCGTGACGCGCGCGCGGAACTGGAGCGCCGTCTTGCATCGCTGGCGGCACTGGTGAAGGCGAGTCCGTCCGCGGTGCCGCAAGCCGTATCGTCCGCTTTATCCTTCGATGCCAGCGCCGCCGACACGGATGCGCGACTCGGCAGCGCATCGGCGTACTGGCGCGCGCAGCGCGATGCCGATAGCGCGGACGTGCGGGTTCGAACCATCCACATTGCACGCACGCTGATCGCGCTGGCCGCGTTGCTATTCTGCATGCTGATCACGGCCGTCGCCATGTACGCGAAACGCAACCGGCAACTCGCCGGTCAGTCGCATGAATTCGAGCGCGCGTCGCTGCATGATCCGATGACCGGTTTGCCGAATCGCCGCAAGCTTCTAGCCGCGCTCGATGAGGCCGCGACGCCGTCGCCAGGTAGAACGGCGATTCAAAAAATCGCGGTGCTGTATATCGATCTGGATGGCTTCAAGCACGTCAACGATTCGCTGGGGCACCGCGCCGGGGATGAGTTTCTGATCGCGGTATCGACGCGTTTTAGCGAGTCGGTGCGCAAGGCGGATGTGGTGGCGCGGATCGGCGGCGATGAATTCGCGGTGCTGATCCGGGCGTTCACGAGCGAAGAAGAGCTCGCCGACATTGCGCTGCGTCTGATTGCCTGCGTGGTCCATACCGATGAGCAGATGGGCATCGGTCACGTGCGCGCGAGCATCGGCATAGCGAGCTTTCCCGACCTCGTCGACGATTACCGCCGGTTGGTCGCCGCTGCCGACGACGCGATGTATCACGTCAAACGCAGCGGCAAGAATGGCTACGCATTCGTGGCCGCAGCAGGGCGGCCGGCGGTGTTATGA
- a CDS encoding glutathione S-transferase family protein, translated as MKLYYAETLSPRKACALAGYLGLPIEYVFVDLGKGEQARPDYLAINPNGKAPCLVDGERSLWEADAILCHLAQRTESGLWPRNAHQQIDVVRWMSWNSQHLLRHGGSLYFEYIIKPWAGMGAPDEAKVAEAQGFYRKHAAVLDQHLKGRKWLLGDEMSVADFSVGITLPYAKDAAMPVGEFAEVLRWHDQLNSLDAWRNPFPARPAYAAMNA; from the coding sequence ATGAAGCTCTACTACGCCGAAACTTTGTCGCCCCGCAAGGCTTGCGCGCTTGCCGGATACCTGGGATTACCAATCGAATACGTATTCGTCGATCTAGGAAAAGGCGAGCAGGCCCGCCCGGATTATCTGGCAATCAATCCGAATGGCAAGGCGCCATGTCTTGTCGACGGTGAACGAAGTCTCTGGGAGGCCGATGCGATTCTCTGCCATCTGGCACAGCGGACCGAGTCGGGCCTCTGGCCGCGCAACGCTCACCAGCAGATCGACGTAGTGCGCTGGATGAGCTGGAACAGTCAGCATCTTTTGCGGCATGGGGGCTCGCTTTACTTCGAGTACATCATCAAGCCGTGGGCCGGAATGGGCGCGCCCGACGAAGCCAAAGTGGCCGAGGCGCAAGGGTTTTATCGCAAGCATGCAGCGGTGCTCGATCAGCATCTCAAGGGACGCAAGTGGTTGCTGGGCGATGAGATGTCGGTCGCGGATTTCTCCGTGGGCATCACGTTGCCCTACGCGAAAGACGCGGCGATGCCGGTCGGCGAATTTGCCGAAGTACTGCGCTGGCACGATCAGCTGAATTCACTCGACGCATGGCGCAATCCGTTTCCCGCGCGACCCGCGTATGCTGCGATGAATGCGTGA
- the glgA gene encoding glycogen synthase GlgA has product MSLNVLLVASEAVPLAKSGGLGDMVSAYAAALRDAGVDVSILMPAYPAALESAVDVTYVARMTGLPGGDAKLLRGFMPDSGVPVLLLQMDHLFAREGLYRDPQGRDYLDNLTRFASLSAAAVRIARGVRNVKRPDIVHAHDWHAGLTPLYMRLAGVAAKSVFTIHNLAFQGNHPLAMGGWIGVPPELLAPALTDERSIEFYGLLSMMKAGIVHADRVTTVSERYAREILTPHFGYGLEGVLQAQADKLSGIVNGIDMAAWNPATDEFIARPYSVDDTAGKQACKRELQQAFGLTRDPFAPLVAIGSRLTEQKLADVVVRALPALLEQHPRLQFAILGQGERDLERALQELAAAWPGRVGVQIGYDETRAHMLHAGADILLHGSRFEPCGLTQLYAMRYGTIPVASRVGGLADTIVDYSPADGRAEDRATGFLFDGESTGDVTHALGRALAAFAQPSSWHALQRNAMSRDSGWNSSTSNYLALYADLVDARPALRDTRVRKTPVRARASAGARATGVEEMVRSA; this is encoded by the coding sequence TTGTCGCTCAACGTTCTTCTTGTCGCTTCCGAAGCAGTGCCGCTCGCCAAATCCGGCGGCCTCGGCGACATGGTCAGTGCCTATGCCGCCGCGTTGCGCGATGCCGGCGTCGACGTCTCGATCCTGATGCCCGCTTATCCGGCCGCGCTCGAAAGCGCTGTCGACGTCACTTACGTGGCACGCATGACCGGCCTGCCCGGCGGCGATGCGAAGCTGCTGCGCGGCTTCATGCCCGACAGCGGCGTGCCCGTGCTGCTGCTGCAGATGGATCATCTGTTTGCGCGCGAAGGCCTGTACCGCGATCCGCAAGGGCGTGATTATCTCGACAACCTGACCCGCTTCGCGTCGCTTTCTGCCGCAGCCGTTCGCATCGCGCGTGGCGTGCGCAATGTGAAGCGCCCCGACATCGTGCACGCGCACGATTGGCATGCAGGGCTCACGCCGCTTTATATGCGGCTCGCAGGCGTCGCCGCAAAAAGCGTATTCACGATTCACAACCTCGCGTTCCAGGGCAACCATCCGCTGGCGATGGGCGGCTGGATCGGCGTGCCGCCCGAACTGCTCGCGCCCGCGCTGACCGACGAGCGCAGCATCGAGTTCTACGGGCTACTGAGCATGATGAAAGCGGGCATCGTCCACGCGGATCGTGTGACGACCGTCAGCGAGCGCTATGCCCGCGAGATCCTGACGCCGCATTTCGGCTACGGCCTCGAAGGCGTGTTGCAGGCGCAGGCGGACAAACTGTCGGGCATTGTCAATGGAATCGATATGGCGGCGTGGAATCCGGCGACCGACGAGTTCATCGCGCGCCCCTATTCTGTCGACGACACCGCTGGAAAACAGGCCTGCAAGCGCGAACTGCAGCAGGCATTCGGTTTGACGCGCGATCCGTTTGCGCCGCTCGTCGCGATCGGCAGCCGCCTGACCGAACAGAAACTCGCGGACGTGGTGGTGCGTGCACTGCCAGCGCTGCTCGAACAGCATCCGCGTTTGCAATTCGCGATTCTCGGCCAGGGCGAGCGCGATCTCGAACGGGCGTTGCAGGAGTTGGCGGCGGCGTGGCCTGGACGTGTCGGCGTGCAGATCGGTTACGACGAGACGCGCGCGCACATGCTGCATGCGGGCGCGGATATTCTGCTGCACGGCAGCCGTTTCGAGCCGTGCGGACTGACGCAGCTGTATGCGATGCGTTACGGCACGATTCCGGTGGCGTCGCGCGTGGGCGGCCTTGCGGACACCATCGTCGACTACTCTCCCGCCGATGGGCGCGCGGAAGATCGTGCGACCGGCTTCCTGTTCGACGGCGAATCGACCGGCGACGTTACGCACGCGCTCGGACGCGCGTTGGCGGCATTCGCGCAGCCGTCGTCATGGCATGCGTTGCAGCGCAACGCGATGAGCCGCGACTCCGGGTGGAATTCGTCGACATCGAACTATCTGGCGCTATACGCCGATCTGGTCGATGCGCGTCCGGCACTGCGCGATACGCGCGTGCGCAAGACGCCGGTTCGGGCGCGGGCTTCTGCTGGAGCGCGGGCAACTGGCGTGGAAGAGATGGTGCGCAGCGCGTGA
- a CDS encoding metallophosphoesterase family protein, translating into MSSHHSFDPARRGALKCLAFGGLGTVFVLAGGVLTPVELALAADANSSAASKGVPLFLQISDSHIGFNKEANPDVAGTLKQTIEYVNAMPVKPALTLHTGDITHLSKASEFDLAAQLMSGLNITELHTVPGEHDVTDGPGTEYFKRFGQASDNRGYYSFDHQGVHFVGLVNVMHFKPNGLGGLGDEQLAWLENDLKGRSSSTPIVVFAHMPMWTIYEPWGWGTGDAGQAMSYLKRFGSVTVLNGHIHQIVSKVEGNITFHTARSTAYPQPTAGNGTGPGPLTVASDQLPKMLGVTRISIAEHPLKATLADTTLV; encoded by the coding sequence ATGTCATCACATCATTCATTCGATCCCGCGCGTCGCGGCGCGTTGAAGTGCCTCGCATTCGGCGGGCTGGGCACCGTGTTCGTTCTGGCCGGTGGCGTGCTCACGCCGGTCGAACTGGCGCTGGCGGCCGACGCGAATTCATCGGCGGCAAGCAAGGGCGTGCCGCTCTTTCTGCAGATCAGCGACTCGCATATCGGCTTCAACAAGGAAGCCAACCCGGACGTGGCGGGCACGCTGAAGCAGACCATCGAGTACGTCAACGCGATGCCCGTCAAGCCGGCGCTGACCCTCCACACCGGCGACATCACGCATCTGTCCAAAGCCTCTGAGTTCGATCTGGCGGCGCAGTTGATGTCAGGTCTGAACATCACCGAACTGCACACGGTGCCCGGCGAACACGACGTGACCGACGGCCCCGGTACCGAATACTTCAAACGCTTCGGCCAGGCATCGGATAACCGGGGCTACTACAGCTTCGATCATCAGGGCGTGCATTTTGTCGGTCTCGTCAACGTGATGCACTTCAAGCCGAACGGCCTGGGGGGGCTTGGAGACGAGCAACTGGCCTGGCTTGAAAATGATCTCAAGGGACGCTCATCGAGCACACCGATCGTCGTCTTTGCCCACATGCCGATGTGGACGATCTACGAACCGTGGGGATGGGGCACCGGTGACGCGGGTCAGGCGATGAGCTATCTGAAGCGCTTCGGTTCGGTGACGGTGCTCAACGGCCACATTCATCAGATTGTCTCGAAGGTGGAAGGCAACATCACGTTTCACACCGCGCGTTCAACCGCGTACCCGCAGCCGACAGCGGGCAACGGCACCGGCCCTGGGCCGCTCACCGTCGCAAGCGATCAGCTTCCGAAAATGCTGGGTGTCACGCGTATCAGCATCGCGGAGCATCCGCTGAAAGCGACGCTGGCCGACACCACGCTGGTTTGA
- a CDS encoding SDR family NAD(P)-dependent oxidoreductase, giving the protein MDQPVILITGALTGIGRATAFAFATSGARLVVSGRREAEGRTLEKELRELGADAHFIQADVRRDEEVANLVDQTVARFGRIDAAVNNAGTEGQPGAITNQTAESYSATFDTNVLGTLLSMKHELRVMSAQKSGSVVNISSTYGHEGAAFASVYAGSKHAVEGMTKSAALEVASLGVRVNAVAPGPTDTGMLDRFTATPENKAALAATVPLGRIGKPDEVARAVLFLASDAASFVTGQIVSVDGGKTAG; this is encoded by the coding sequence ATGGACCAGCCTGTCATCCTGATTACCGGCGCACTTACCGGCATCGGTCGCGCCACGGCCTTTGCCTTCGCCACCAGCGGTGCAAGACTTGTCGTCTCGGGACGTCGTGAAGCCGAAGGCAGGACGCTCGAAAAGGAACTGCGCGAACTGGGTGCGGACGCACATTTCATCCAGGCCGACGTGCGTCGCGACGAAGAAGTCGCGAATCTCGTCGATCAGACCGTGGCCCGCTTTGGCCGCATCGATGCCGCCGTCAACAATGCGGGCACCGAAGGTCAGCCGGGCGCGATCACGAACCAGACCGCCGAGAGCTACAGCGCGACCTTCGACACCAACGTGCTCGGCACGTTGCTCAGCATGAAACATGAGCTCCGCGTGATGTCCGCGCAAAAGAGCGGCAGCGTGGTGAATATTTCGTCGACCTATGGTCATGAAGGCGCAGCGTTCGCGTCCGTGTATGCGGGCAGCAAACATGCAGTCGAGGGGATGACGAAATCGGCGGCGCTGGAAGTCGCGTCGCTTGGCGTGCGGGTCAATGCCGTCGCGCCAGGACCGACAGACACGGGCATGCTCGACCGCTTCACCGCTACGCCGGAAAACAAGGCGGCGCTCGCCGCGACGGTACCGCTTGGGCGTATCGGCAAGCCCGACGAAGTGGCCCGCGCGGTTCTGTTTCTGGCATCGGACGCGGCGTCGTTTGTGACGGGGCAGATCGTTTCCGTCGATGGCGGCAAGACCGCCGGTTGA
- the dmeF gene encoding CDF family Co(II)/Ni(II) efflux transporter DmeF has translation MSNSDHAATRAAHDHNFLGAAHEQNERRTWAVIALCSAMMIAEIVGGSLFGSLALIADGLHMSTHAGAMLIAALAYTYARKHANDSRFVFGTGKLGDLAGFTSAIVLAMIALLIGYEAVMRFLTPVSIRFGEAIPIAVAGLLVNLASVWLLHGGHDHHEHGHHAHHHPHDHDHEHAHAHAHPTPSDAAHRDHNIRGAYIHVIADAAVSVLAIIGLVLARAFGWLWMDPLAGIIGALVIANWSYSLMRDTGAILLDMSPDQRMTENVRHAIEDTGDKVLDLHVWRVGPGHMSAAISVTTSEARHDSRFYHALLQRFNGLSHVTVEVNPTEAII, from the coding sequence ATGAGCAACTCCGATCACGCCGCCACCCGCGCGGCACACGATCACAACTTTCTGGGCGCCGCTCACGAACAGAACGAACGACGCACCTGGGCCGTGATCGCGCTATGTTCGGCGATGATGATCGCCGAGATTGTCGGCGGCAGCCTGTTCGGCTCGCTCGCGCTGATCGCGGACGGCCTGCACATGTCCACGCATGCGGGCGCGATGCTGATCGCAGCGCTCGCCTACACGTATGCACGCAAACATGCGAACGACTCGCGCTTCGTATTCGGCACGGGAAAGCTCGGCGACCTCGCGGGATTCACGAGCGCGATCGTGCTCGCGATGATCGCGCTGCTGATCGGCTATGAAGCCGTGATGCGATTTCTGACGCCGGTGTCGATTCGCTTCGGCGAAGCGATTCCGATCGCGGTGGCGGGCTTGCTGGTGAATCTGGCGAGCGTGTGGCTGCTGCATGGCGGTCACGATCATCATGAGCATGGGCATCATGCGCATCACCACCCGCACGATCACGACCACGAGCATGCTCATGCTCACGCCCATCCAACCCCCAGCGACGCGGCGCATCGCGACCACAACATTCGCGGCGCCTACATTCACGTTATCGCGGACGCTGCGGTATCGGTGCTCGCGATCATCGGCCTCGTGCTCGCCCGCGCGTTTGGCTGGCTGTGGATGGACCCGCTTGCGGGTATCATCGGCGCGCTGGTGATCGCCAACTGGTCGTACAGTCTGATGCGCGACACCGGTGCGATTCTTCTCGACATGAGCCCCGACCAGCGCATGACCGAAAACGTCCGTCACGCGATCGAAGATACCGGCGACAAGGTGCTCGATCTGCATGTATGGCGCGTCGGGCCAGGCCACATGAGTGCCGCGATCTCCGTGACGACAAGCGAAGCGCGTCACGATTCGCGGTTTTATCACGCGCTGCTACAACGATTCAACGGACTTTCGCACGTCACCGTCGAAGTCAATCCAACCGAAGCGATTATCTGA
- a CDS encoding VOC family protein — translation MQSPVLRVARPTNDLRKIAHFYTHGLGFDVLARFENHAGFDGIVLGHAGYSWHIEFTHQHGVTVARAPTAEHLLVLYLPEHAAWSAAVERLEALGVTACESENPYWDVHGKTFEDPDGYRIVLQHAAWG, via the coding sequence ATGCAGTCGCCTGTTCTCCGGGTCGCCCGTCCCACCAATGACCTGCGCAAGATCGCGCATTTCTACACGCACGGACTGGGCTTCGACGTACTTGCCCGCTTCGAGAATCATGCCGGTTTCGACGGTATCGTCCTCGGTCATGCGGGCTATTCCTGGCATATCGAATTCACGCATCAGCATGGCGTGACGGTCGCGCGAGCGCCGACCGCAGAACATCTTCTGGTGCTGTATCTGCCCGAGCACGCAGCGTGGAGCGCCGCCGTCGAGCGGCTGGAAGCGCTGGGCGTCACCGCGTGTGAATCGGAGAACCCATACTGGGATGTTCACGGTAAAACGTTCGAAGACCCGGACGGTTACCGGATCGTTTTACAGCATGCAGCGTGGGGTTGA
- a CDS encoding phytochelatin synthase family protein: MSRYSSMRAMRRMRFAWIATVVVALAACAPVSPVPPVASQAQAANPLAAQNPNQSTRSADGPLPVPPNLIALAQPTGQKRLMSSAYQQSYWPLSQYFETQRNEAYCSVASSVMVLNALGVRRPESSLYPDFPFFSQQDFFRIIDPQVANAATVSKEGMTLDQLGAALRSFPVDVETFHASDLSLERFRDLIRDTAARHDRFVLLNFRRVEIGETGGGHWSPLAAYDAASDSALLLDVARYKYPAVWVPVAQLYAAAQAVDSVSGLSRGLVIVGKRAG, translated from the coding sequence ATGTCCAGATATTCATCGATGCGCGCCATGAGGCGCATGAGGTTCGCGTGGATCGCGACTGTGGTGGTGGCGCTGGCCGCGTGCGCACCGGTGTCTCCCGTGCCGCCCGTTGCGAGCCAGGCGCAAGCCGCGAATCCGCTTGCCGCTCAAAACCCGAATCAATCGACGCGCTCCGCCGACGGGCCTTTGCCCGTCCCGCCCAACCTTATCGCGTTGGCGCAGCCCACGGGCCAGAAGCGGCTTATGTCGTCGGCGTACCAGCAGTCGTACTGGCCGCTTTCGCAGTACTTCGAAACGCAGCGCAACGAAGCGTATTGCTCGGTGGCGTCGTCGGTGATGGTGTTGAATGCGCTCGGCGTTCGTCGGCCCGAGTCGAGCCTGTATCCGGATTTTCCGTTCTTTTCGCAGCAGGATTTCTTTCGCATCATCGACCCGCAGGTGGCCAACGCCGCAACGGTATCGAAAGAGGGCATGACGCTCGATCAACTCGGCGCCGCGCTGCGCAGTTTTCCGGTCGATGTCGAGACATTCCACGCGAGCGACCTGTCGCTCGAACGGTTCCGCGACCTGATTCGCGACACGGCGGCTCGTCACGACCGCTTTGTTTTGCTCAACTTCAGGCGGGTGGAGATCGGTGAAACCGGCGGCGGTCACTGGTCGCCGCTCGCCGCTTACGATGCCGCGAGCGACAGCGCGTTACTACTCGATGTCGCCAGGTACAAGTATCCGGCCGTGTGGGTGCCGGTCGCGCAACTTTACGCGGCGGCGCAGGCGGTCGATAGCGTGAGCGGCTTGTCGCGAGGACTGGTGATTGTCGGTAAACGTGCCGGTTGA